In one Solanum dulcamara chromosome 1, daSolDulc1.2, whole genome shotgun sequence genomic region, the following are encoded:
- the LOC129887251 gene encoding putative F-box protein At1g19160, giving the protein MEPAIVKSSIPQDIIFNIFSTLSVKSLMRFKSVSKFCNSLISESVFVDIHQYRTSKIKFIVRQRAKLYTIEAMEEQEVSPLHIDNFCGKLFYNHIMCVNNLLCCSMHHVERVAICNPSTKVVRTLPCLKEFSKIDYPEYFCSMGFDPEEKTYKVLMTINGYEKHTNPTRNWVFTLAADESWREIKGITDFAVITKNVVCVGGVIYMLSYSKHDILVIAFDVRSENFRIVTLWNSLNQHIDGNYYNIIKVNGKLAILNKKNLYLQENMDLWIFGKEEWEKHIIQIPQQWTSPEFERPTFCSTCDGEILFTNRFESRQFICFRYNVTEKRWRNFEIQGLLEKSSINDIYSYDESLFPVERICNSD; this is encoded by the coding sequence ATGGAGCCTGCCATTGTAAAATCATCAATTCCTCAAGATATAATTTTTAACATATTCTCGACACTTTCTGTCAAGTCCTTAATGCGTTTTAAATCCGTTTCCAAATTTTGTAATTCCCTTATATCTGAATCAGTTTTCGTAGATATACATCAATATCGTACGAGTAAAATCAAATTCATAGTGCGCCAACGTGCAAAATTGTACACTATAGAGGCAATGGAAGAACAAGAAGTCTCCCCTCTTCATATTGATAATTTTTGTGGAAAACTCTTCTACAACCATATAATGTGCGTTAATAATTTGTTATGCTGCTCGATGCACCACGTGGAGCGCGTTGCAATTTGCAATCCTAGTACGAAAGTTGTAAGAACTCTTCCCTGTCTGAAAgagttttctaaaattgattatCCTGAGTATTTCTGTTCAATGGGTTTTGATCCGGAAGAGAAGACGTATAAAGTTTTGATGACAATTAACGGATATGAAAAGCATACGAACCCCACGAGAAATTGGGTTTTTACTTTAGCTGCAGATGAATCATGGAGAGAGATTAAAGGTATTACTGATTTTGCTGTGATAACTAAGAACGTAGTTTGTGTTGGCGGAGTTATCTATATGTTGAGTTACAGTAAGCATGACATATTGGTAATAGCGTTTGACGTTAGAAGTGAAAATTTCAGAATTGTCACATTGTGGAATTCCTTAAATCAACACATAGATGGGAATTATTATAACATAATAAAAGTGAATGGCAAATTAGCAATCCTGAATAAGAAAAATTTGTACTTGCAAGAGAATATGGATCTGTGGATTTTTGGAAAAGAAGAATGGGAGAAACATATAATTCAAATTCCACAACAATGGACAAGTCCAGAATTTGAACGACCAACATTTTGCAGCACTTGTGATGGGGAGATTTTATTCACTAATAGGTTCGAGTCACGTCAATTCATTTGTTTTCGTTACAATGTCACGGAAAAGAGATGGAGAAATTTCGAAATCCAAGGGCTTTTAGAAAAGAGTTCGATCAATGACATTTATAGTTATGATGAAAGTCTATTCCCAGTTGAAAGAATATGCAATAGTgattga